Proteins co-encoded in one Crateriforma spongiae genomic window:
- the metH gene encoding methionine synthase encodes MLQLSSATTLLPDLVRDRILMLDGAMGTMIQRLQLDEAAVRGDRFADHHKDLKNFSDLLCLTHPDAITDIHLAYLEAGADIVETNSFGASPVGMIEFDLPVELVDEINHAAVACARRATDQWNERTPDRPRFVAGSIGPTTRQTAISTRVDDPAHRDTTFNEMRDSYRAQVDSLIDAGVDILLPETAIDTLNLKACLFAIRDAFDSGARRVPVMVSGTFDKGGRTFVSGQSVEAFVTSLGHFPLLSIGMNCALGPDVMRPHVEQMSQATGLPISCHPNAGLPNDMGEFDLGPKAMADIVGEYADNGWINILGGCCGTTPDHIRAMSERVRTCKPKQESTGPVWTRLSGQLPMVMRPEIPFTMIGERTNVTGSRKFARLIRDENYDEAVEVAREQVQNGATIIDINFDDALLDGVEAMTRFLRLISGDDVVAAVPVMVDSSRWEVLEAGLQNVQGKAIVNSISLKVGEEEFLRQAKLVRQYGAAAVVMAFDEQGQAADEESKVRICKRAYDLLTQQADFPPEDIIFDPNILTVATGIEEHNNYAVDFINAVRRIKTECPGAKTSGGVSNISFSFRGNDRVREAMHSAFLYHAVRAGLDMGIVNAGQLEVYEEIPKDLLEHVEDVLLNRRSDATDRMLEFAETVKGSGKKKAGEDLSWRENNVTERIKHALIKGIDKFIVEDTEEARQQYDRCLQVIEGPLMDGMQVVGDLFGEGKMFLPQVVKSARVMKKAVAYLEPFMEEEKEQAGQAEASDRGTFLIATVKGDVHDIGKNIVGVVLQCNNYRVIDLGVMVDCDTILDEAIKHSADMIGLSGLITPSLDEMVHVAREMKRRQMNLPLLIGGATTSAKHTAVKIAPAYDQPVIHVADASRSVGVVEKLISDDMHDEFVQSNTKLQQELVSSFRERQQTLVPYQTAFEKRFATDWSTVRIDQPDFTGVKVLDDFPLATLREFIDWSPYFQTWELKGKYPKILKDETVGEIAREVFEKANAMLDRVIADKTLTAKAAYAFWPAASDGDDVVLYEDDDRKSEKARFHFLRQQWERRGQNDFRSLADYVAPVDSGRKDYIGGFVVTAGIGANELAMKFKQELDDESAIIVQAVADRLAEAFAECLHHKVRREWGYGAEEDLSNDDLIAEKYRGIRPAAGYPACPDHTEKRTLFDLLDAEKNTGVELTSSFAMTPAASVSGLYFAHPQSRYFTVDRVTRDQVESYAKRKGLPLDEVERWLAPNLAYDPNAS; translated from the coding sequence ATGCTGCAGTTATCCTCCGCGACGACTCTTCTGCCCGACTTGGTTCGAGACCGCATTTTGATGCTCGATGGTGCAATGGGCACCATGATTCAGCGGTTGCAGTTGGACGAGGCGGCGGTTCGTGGCGATCGATTCGCCGACCATCACAAGGATCTGAAGAACTTTTCAGACCTGTTGTGCCTGACGCATCCTGACGCGATCACAGATATCCATTTGGCGTATTTGGAAGCCGGCGCGGATATCGTGGAAACCAACTCCTTCGGTGCTTCGCCGGTCGGCATGATCGAATTCGATTTGCCAGTCGAATTGGTCGACGAAATCAACCATGCCGCGGTGGCTTGCGCGCGCCGTGCGACGGACCAATGGAATGAACGTACGCCAGACCGACCGCGTTTTGTGGCCGGTTCGATCGGTCCGACCACGCGTCAAACTGCGATCAGCACACGCGTCGATGATCCGGCCCACCGCGACACGACGTTCAATGAGATGCGGGACAGCTATCGGGCCCAAGTTGATTCGCTGATCGACGCGGGGGTCGACATCCTGTTGCCCGAAACTGCGATCGATACGCTGAACTTGAAAGCGTGCTTGTTTGCGATTCGCGATGCTTTCGACAGCGGTGCGCGCCGTGTGCCGGTGATGGTGTCGGGCACCTTCGACAAGGGCGGCCGAACGTTTGTGTCGGGCCAAAGTGTCGAAGCGTTCGTGACGTCGCTGGGACATTTTCCGCTGTTGTCGATCGGGATGAATTGTGCGTTGGGACCCGATGTGATGCGCCCGCACGTCGAACAGATGTCACAGGCCACGGGGTTGCCTATTTCCTGTCACCCCAACGCGGGTTTGCCCAACGACATGGGGGAATTCGATTTGGGCCCCAAAGCCATGGCGGACATTGTCGGCGAGTATGCCGACAACGGGTGGATCAACATTTTGGGCGGATGCTGTGGCACCACCCCGGATCACATCCGCGCGATGAGCGAGCGTGTCCGAACGTGTAAGCCAAAGCAAGAATCCACGGGACCAGTCTGGACACGTCTGTCCGGTCAGTTGCCGATGGTGATGCGCCCGGAGATCCCGTTCACCATGATTGGTGAACGCACCAACGTGACGGGCAGTCGAAAATTCGCACGGTTGATCCGCGACGAAAACTACGACGAAGCGGTCGAAGTGGCTCGCGAGCAGGTTCAAAACGGCGCGACGATCATCGACATCAACTTCGATGATGCCTTGTTGGATGGCGTCGAAGCGATGACCCGGTTCCTGCGTTTGATCTCCGGCGATGATGTCGTGGCCGCGGTCCCGGTGATGGTCGACAGCAGCCGCTGGGAGGTCTTGGAGGCCGGACTGCAAAACGTCCAAGGCAAGGCCATCGTCAATTCGATCTCCCTGAAGGTCGGCGAAGAAGAGTTTTTGCGGCAAGCCAAGCTGGTTCGTCAGTACGGTGCCGCGGCTGTGGTGATGGCCTTTGACGAACAAGGCCAGGCGGCGGACGAAGAAAGCAAAGTGCGGATCTGCAAACGGGCCTATGACTTGCTAACCCAGCAAGCAGACTTTCCCCCGGAAGACATCATTTTTGACCCCAACATCCTGACGGTGGCGACGGGGATCGAGGAACACAACAACTACGCCGTCGATTTCATTAACGCAGTTCGGCGAATCAAAACAGAATGTCCCGGAGCAAAAACCAGCGGCGGCGTCAGCAACATCAGCTTCAGTTTCCGTGGTAACGATCGTGTGCGGGAAGCAATGCACAGCGCGTTCTTGTATCACGCCGTTCGTGCGGGGCTGGACATGGGCATCGTCAATGCCGGGCAATTGGAGGTCTATGAGGAAATCCCCAAAGATCTTCTGGAGCATGTGGAAGATGTGTTGCTGAATCGTCGATCCGACGCGACCGACCGGATGTTGGAATTCGCTGAAACCGTCAAAGGCAGCGGAAAGAAAAAGGCCGGCGAAGATTTATCGTGGCGCGAAAATAACGTGACCGAACGGATCAAACATGCATTGATCAAGGGAATCGACAAGTTCATCGTCGAAGACACCGAAGAAGCACGTCAGCAATACGATCGTTGCTTGCAAGTCATCGAAGGCCCCTTGATGGACGGTATGCAGGTCGTCGGCGACCTGTTCGGTGAAGGCAAAATGTTTTTGCCCCAGGTGGTCAAGTCCGCGCGGGTGATGAAAAAAGCCGTGGCCTACCTGGAACCTTTCATGGAAGAGGAAAAGGAACAGGCCGGGCAAGCGGAAGCGTCCGATCGCGGTACGTTCTTGATCGCGACCGTCAAAGGTGACGTTCACGACATCGGAAAGAACATCGTCGGCGTGGTGCTGCAGTGCAATAACTACAGAGTGATCGACTTGGGCGTGATGGTCGATTGCGACACCATTCTGGACGAAGCGATCAAGCACTCCGCCGACATGATCGGTTTGTCGGGGTTGATCACGCCAAGCTTGGACGAAATGGTTCACGTGGCACGAGAAATGAAACGCCGTCAAATGAACCTGCCCTTGCTGATCGGCGGCGCAACGACCAGTGCCAAGCACACCGCGGTCAAGATTGCGCCCGCATACGACCAACCGGTCATCCATGTCGCCGATGCCAGTCGCAGCGTCGGAGTCGTGGAAAAACTGATCAGCGATGACATGCACGACGAATTCGTGCAATCCAACACGAAGCTGCAACAGGAATTGGTCAGCAGCTTTCGTGAACGTCAACAAACGTTGGTCCCTTACCAAACGGCGTTTGAAAAACGATTCGCAACCGACTGGTCCACGGTGCGTATTGATCAACCGGATTTCACCGGTGTGAAGGTGTTGGATGACTTCCCGTTGGCCACGCTACGAGAATTCATCGACTGGTCGCCTTATTTTCAAACTTGGGAATTGAAAGGGAAGTATCCCAAGATCTTGAAGGACGAAACGGTCGGCGAGATCGCCCGCGAGGTCTTTGAAAAGGCCAATGCAATGCTGGATCGTGTCATCGCCGACAAGACGTTGACCGCAAAAGCGGCCTATGCGTTCTGGCCGGCGGCCAGCGACGGCGACGACGTCGTGCTTTACGAGGACGATGACCGAAAATCAGAAAAAGCACGTTTCCATTTCCTGCGTCAACAATGGGAACGTCGTGGCCAAAACGATTTCCGATCGTTGGCCGACTACGTCGCACCCGTCGACAGCGGACGCAAAGACTACATCGGTGGATTTGTCGTGACCGCCGGCATCGGCGCCAACGAACTGGCGATGAAGTTCAAGCAAGAATTGGACGATGAAAGCGCGATCATCGTTCAGGCCGTCGCCGATCGTTTGGCCGAAGCATTCGCCGAATGTTTGCACCACAAGGTGCGACGTGAATGGGGATACGGTGCCGAGGAAGATCTGTCCAATGACGACCTGATCGCCGAAAAGTATCGCGGAATCCGCCCCGCCGCGGGCTACCCCGCTTGTCCCGATCACACGGAAAAGCGAACGCTGTTCGACTTGCTGGACGCCGAAAAGAACACCGGCGTGGAACTGACCAGCAGTTTTGCAATGACACCGGCCGCCAGTGTGTCAGGACTGTACTTTGCCCACCCACAGTCGCGGTACTTTACGGTGGATCGCGTGACTCGTGACCAAGTCGAAAGCTATGCCAAACGCAAAGGCTTGCCACTGGACGAGGTGGAACGCTGGCTCGCGCCGAACTTGGCCTACGATCCGAACGCCTCCTAA